AGGAACTTTTACCAAACGTTTTGGCGAATTCTTCTTCACCAGTTTCAGATATAGATTGGAACGATAAATACTTTAAAAATTATACTACTCAAATAAAATCTAATGATTCGATATCTTAAACGAAAAATAAAAAGTATTGTAAAAAAACGGTCACTAAAAACTACGGATGAACTCATGTCCGCAATACGACACGAGTGCCACCGGATTGAAAAAACAGTTTACAACGATATTTTAGAAGGAAAATTCGACATCTACAAATCAAAGGTTAATTTTGCCCAATCTCTTTTCAACAGGTTAAATACCAAACAACAGGCTGATCCGTCTATGCAATGGGCTTTGAAGATCTTGAATGCTTTTCCAGATATTGAAGAATCGTTTGTTACAAAGAACAAAAACTCTAATTATTCTTTTGCTTCCAATTCACCGCAGGTGATTTATGATATAATGAAAGCAAGAAGAAGTAACCGCAAATGGGCAATTGAGCAACCTTCTGCTCAGGATTTGCATGATCATGCTTTACAAATGATCCAAGCAGCAATAACCGCCCCCTGTTCAGGAAACCGCCAAGGCGTTCGATTTCGTATTATTCTTGATGAAGAGGAAAAAATACTACTAAAAGGAATAAAAGAACACCACTGTTATTCTGCGCCCTTGCTTATTTTTATTGGAGCAGAAAGCGATGTATACTATTCATTGGGAGAAAGTGATATTAATTGTAGGTATTTAGATGCAGCCGCTTCTGCTATGCAGATAATAAATTATGCAACAGCAATGAACTATGGAACCTGTTGGAACCATTTTGATAAGTATATGGTTCATTCAAGAAAAAAGAATACTGAGATTTATAACAACTTCTGTAAAAAATTAAACATTCCATCAAACATTGAGCCAATTGCAATTATTGCAATTGGTAAAACCAAGTATGTAGTGCCTACACCTGTTCGAATGGATATTAATTCATTTATACTAAAATAATTGCATGCAAAACTCTCAAAATTGGAAACCATCAAAATATGTTTTGAATCGAAAAGGAGTGCTACGAGCTTCAAGAAACAAGAGCGAAACCCAAGTTGCTTCACGATTTACCATTGATTTATCAGCAAAGCTTTTTCAGAAATACATTCCGAAAAATGTTAGTGGAGACTTATTGGATCTCGGATGTGGCAAAGCTCCTCTTTATGGCATTTACAGAAAGTATACAAATACGATAACTTGTGTTGACTGGTACAACTCATCGCACAGTAATAACTATACTGATATTTTTGCAGACTTAAATAAAGTTTTACCGCTTGAGGCGGAAAGATTTGATACTATTATTCTATCTAGTGTGCTAGAACATCTTAAGGATCCGAATTTGATATTCAGTGAAATGAATCGCATTTTGAGAAATAATGGCAAAATTATTCTTTCCGTTCCCTTTTACTACCAACTTCACGAGATTCCATTTGATTATCACCGGTTTACAAAGTATGGTTTAATAAACCTTGCTGAAAAACACAATTTTACTGTAACGTTGCTTGAAGCTTATGGAGGACTTCCTGAAGTGTATACTGATGTATTGTCAAGATTATTAGTTAGATTTCCCCTAATAGGAGAATATATGGTTCAGATACTGCACATTTGCTCCCATTTTATTTTAAGGTTCTCATTTGGAAAAGAATTCTCTAAGAAGTCTGCCGAGAATTTTCCATTGGCCTATTTTGTTATTCTAAAGAAAAGTAACAACTAAATACATATTTTCTTTATGTTGTTCTTTGAACTACCGCTTTAAAAAATGGCAAATCTGATCCTTTACAACAATATATAATTGTGATAACTCTGCTGATATTTTAAAAAATAAAATACATAAGCTATAAATAACAAGCAATAAAATACTTTTTAAGAGAATATTTGGAATAAGCATCTCAAAATCAGGAATTTTATAAATACAAAAAGTAACAATACCTGCAATTATGAGCACAAATATATGTTTTACTGAATAGCAGAACATCCCCATTTTATGTCGAATAAAACCAAGTACCACAATAGTCCTGTAAACTATCGTTAAAAGAACAGCCAAAGCCGCTCCAGTAATACCATAAAGAGGAATAAGTATTATTTGAAGAAGAATAGAAACCAAAATCTGAGACAATATTATAATGGATTGTATCTTATAGTATTTAGAGGTAATGATTATATTACCGCTTGTAGTTGTTGAAACACGTATTAGTATAGCAAGAGAATACAGTACAACTACCCATTTCCCATTACTATAAATTTCAGGCAAAATTTGAAATATATTCTTAAGGTTAACGATAATTCCTCCTAAAATTAAAGTACCGATTATCGTTTGATTCAAGCTTGCCTTTTTAAATATACTTTCAATTTTATTTCTGTCATTACTCTTCCAGGCCTGAGCTAAAATACCAGTCGAAATATTTGCTGTTGCTCTTGACGGAATATTTATTACAGTTGCAAAGAGTGCGCAAACACTGAAGACTCCCACTTCGGATAAAGACAAATACTTATTAATAAATATTTTGTCTAAATTAGTGGTAACTACACCACTTAAACCATTCACCAAACCAAAAACAGCAACAATAATCATTTCCTTAACAAGAGGTTTCTTAAGATATCCAAAATCAGGAGTTAGCGTAAATTCTCCTCTTCTGTACATTACCGTGATTAAAGGGATAACCGGTAAACTCAAGGAAAAAAGATATCCATAAAAAAACTCCCTAAAATCAATTACAGAAACAGAAAAAAGAATAATTAGCGAAAGGTTAATAATTTTATGTATGAAATCATTCCAAAAAGCCCCTGTAACAGCGTCGTATAATACTTTGTTGTAATTATTAAGAAGGAAGAAAAAGATTCTAAAAAAAATTAAAGGGATTAACAAGAATATGTACTCAACAAGCAATGGCGATTTTTCAGCATTTGCAGCAATTATTTTATCCTTAAATAAAAAAAATGCAACTGTACTTAATACAAAACCGAACAATCCTGTTGACACCAATAGGAAAAGAAAACCATGGTGATTATGTTTGGTATTTCTAAACTCGGGGAACATTCTATGAATCACTCCAGTAAACCCCAATGAGGAAAAATTTGAAAATAGTGTCGATAAAGCCAAAAACAGTTGCATTAATCCAATCTGGTCAGTTCGAAAAAAATTTGGCATTATTACTCCTACATTGACATAACCAACGAGAAGTCCCAGATAGGACCAGATTCCTCCTTTAATTGATTGTTTTATAATTATTCCCATCAAAAAGTAAAATGGCTATTACAAATATTCAGTTACTAATTCACCCAGCTCTAACATCTAATTATTAACTATTTTGATTTGTCAAATTCAAATAACCTGATAAGCTTCTGAAAATACAAATAAGTCCTCTGGTTTAAAAATAATAAGACTAACCTCTGCATGCTATCACCTTATCCATTTCGACAAGTCTTTACCCATCAATTTTTCCAACTCTGGTATTTCAGGCTTAATTGCTTCAATAATTGCTTGTTTTGTATTCACATTCATCTTTGGTTTTTCTTGAAAAACCCTCTTTTTACTTACGACCATTTTCTTTACAAGAAATCTAAAATGTTCGGGAAAAAGTTTTATTACAGGCTCAAACCAATTAATAAATCTTCCAAATTTAGGGGATAATTTAATTACACCTAAGGTTGGATTTGCATGAAGCTTGTGAGTGGTAGAAAATGGCTTTTTATCAATATTTAGAAAGTATGCCAGTTTATCCAAAACTTCTTTTTTACTCTTAATAAAATCCTCAAAATCAATAAAAAGGATTTGCTCTTTTCCAAAAAGTTTCAGATAGGGCTCTATTTGATAAAAGTAACGACTAACCTGAATTATATGCTCCCGACTTTTAATTTCTTCATCAATAGTAAGCTTTGTATAGCCTTTTGAGAAGCTATGCATGTAATGCGATATGCTTCTGTCGATAGGATTGCGCACTATGTAAATAATCTTCATATCGGGATTATAATTATATATCTTTTCAGCTACATTTTTATAGTGCGGCCGGAAGGCATACGATGTTGATGCTTCGCCTAACAATTTTCCTCCTTCTTTCTCGGAAAATAACTTATGATATGAAGCAATATTCTTTTGCCAATTAGAAGTTTGGCTAAAAAAATGTGTCTCCTTTATCTTGCTAAAAGAAATCTGCGGATGTTCCTTCAAAAGTTCATAAAGAGAAGTTGTGCCAGCTTTCATAGCACCAATAATAATAAAATCAACTTTCATACATTCTTATTCTTTTATGAAGAAAAAACAAGTTTCCAAATGAATATTCCGATGGAATCATCTTCTATTTCAACTACAGATAAAATTTACCAATTTAAAATGAATGACATCTGTCTTTAAGCATTTTTAAGTTGGATTACAAAAATAACCTTTCTCAACAAACAACTACCGTATTAGCAAAAACTTTCTTGGAATTTCAGACGGAGCTAACGACAAGCTTGCTCAGTTCTTTAGAAAACCACAACCAACCACAAACACCAGTAATAACAGGCCTTTCAGCCCATTTTAAAGATAGCAGACAGCCATTATCTTATGGCAGATAGTGGTTATCTTCTAACAGATGATGATTATCTTACGTCAGCGAAGGATAATCTTGCGTCAGATTAAGGCTATCTGATGAGGTAGAAACCTTATCTTATAAAAGATGTATTACATCTTATGGTTTTTTAGCTTTCTCTGCTGTCAGCGCAACAGAAACTGCTTGTTGGGCAAGTATATCGTATAAAAGATGACATTCATCTTATGGCAGATAATGATTATCGGATGCAAGACAAGCGTTATCTGGCGGGGTAGCTTTTTTGTCGGGCGGCAGAGAAAAAGTTCCTTCTGGGAGCGAAGGCTGAATTTATGATTGATGCCTGCAAAAAAGTAAAAGACCCCCAAAAACAAAAAGAAAATAAAATTTCAATATCGAATAACCAATATTCAACTCCAATAGCTTAAGATTATAATACCATGTTGAGAATTTAATATTCTTCATTGGGTTTTTAGTATTTACATGTTTACAAATCGGAAGTGTAATCCATTGCCGTTACCCCTCTGGCGCGAGTCTTCCGACTCGTGCGCTTACCCAATAGAAATCAGACTTAGTCTGAGTAGAACTAAACCGGACAAATAGTTACAAAACCTTGTTCTCCTGCGAAATCCCTGGCACTGCTGTATTGCCATGCTTCGGCTGTTGTAACAAATCCGGCCCGCACCGGATTGTGGTGTATATAGTCTATTTTTTGTTCTACAAAATAAGTTGTATCTAATTCAATGGGGTGATTATCGTGTTGCCAAACCTGATAATTTTTGTTTGAACTACTTTCATTTGCCGAACTGCGGAGGAGCCATTGCAACCAGCCTTTCCTACTTTCCTGATAATTAGCTGTTAATTCACGAACAATCTGAACTGCTGTGAATTTCTTTAAATCCCGCATTATATCACTTAGCTTAGAATCGACATTACTTCTGCAAACCAAGTGAACATGATTGGTCATCAATACCCATGCATAAATAATTAATCCTTTGTTGGCTACACAATAATTCAATGATTCACTTACAATTTTACGATAACAGTCGCGTGTAAAAATATCGACCCACTGAACAGTTGAGAAGGTAATAAAATAGACAGCTTCAGGATTGTGGATTTTGTATTTCGTGCTCATGAAGTATATTTTTTCTGAAGTTACAAAAATATATAGTAGTTGAGTGACGCAGAATTGCAATGCAGACTAAGTCTGCTGTTTTATAAGTTAGCGCACAAGTCGGAAGACTTGCGCCAGGTGTGCCTTTTCGGCTGAGGTAGCATCTTTTCCGGACAGCAGAGAAAAAATTCCTTCTGGGAGCGAAGTTTGAATTTATGATTGATGCTCTCCTGGAGGGTGTCGAAAACACAATCAGGGTGAGCCAATAGATTTTGAACCAGCCATTAATATTGATTGATTCAAGAGACTTTCAAAAAAAATTCCGTCCAAAATCGTGAACGGAATTCTTTTCAAGCGTAAAAGTAAGCGACTCTCAGCCGGGAACGGTTATTCACCGGGCTGTTGCTTATCCCTCTTTTTCCTCAGCTGACGCAATTTATGCACCAGGCTGTTCTCTTTGCCCAGTAACCCTTCAATCAGGTTTACAAAGGCAGAGGCATCGTCGTAAGCCAACTTTAGTGTTTCGTTGGCATGTTTTGTAGCATCGAGCGCAGCGGCCTGGGCTTTTTGCTGTTCACCCTCGGCTTCGTCGGCAGTTTGCAGTTTCCCCTGCAGCGCTTCAATCCGTGTTGCCGGATCGAAACCCGCATCGGTTAGCAAACTGGCATTCTGATTAACGATTACAATCATCTGCGATACAAAATCACGACTCTCTTTTTCATTAAGTGTTGCCATAATTGTTAATTTAGGCGTTTACTAATAACGAAATTATTCGTTGTTAACTGTGGGCCGCCTGTAAGTTTCTGAAGCTGTGGGCGGCCTCTTTTATCGCTCCGAAATAAAACGGAGTGTACACGCCATCCAAGTGGCATGTGAGCAGAGTTAGTTAAAATTTAAACGGAAAACAGACAAGCTTAAGGGTCTATTTGATGTTTTGGTTTTAACCGATATGCAAATTATGAAAAACACATTCCTGAGTCAAGATCTTATACAACAGAGTACGCAACATATGAAATTAGATTAAACACAGACGGACTACATCCCCTCTACCAAGCCAATACTTTCACGTGCATCCTCCACGCCAAAACCATTGCCCGACAGAATATTCTGATAAGTAAGTGTGTGCAAATCGGTAAAGCCACCGCTAAATTCAATTTCCTTGCCTTCAATTTTTATTGAGCGATAGGTACGTTTACCGGCTGCAGTGGCTGCCTGTGGCAAATCATCGCAATCGAGGCTTAAAAACCAATTCACCCTTGCTTTTTCCAGGTGAAGTTGGCCCGCAGCTTTTGTTGCTTCAAAAAGTTTTATGCTGTTTTGTTTTACGGGGCCAAAAATCCAGCTCAGCATATCAAAAAAATGTATGCCAATATTCATGGCAATACCTCCCGATTTTTCTAAATCGCCTTTCCAGCTTTTGGAATACCATTTGCCACGCGAGGTGATGTATTGCAGCTCAATGTCGAAATGTTTTTTCTCTGCTGCATCAATTTCTTTTTTAAGCTCAAGAATGGCGGGGTGATAGCGCAACTGCAGAACCGTATATACTTTTTTTCCGCTTTCGGCTTCCAGCTGTTTTATTTTTTCAAGGTCTGACGAATGAATCACCAAGGGTTTTTCGCAAATGGCATGGCAACCGTTTTTAAGGGCCAGCTGAATATGAGTTATATGCAGGTAGTTGGGCGAACAGATGCTGACGAAATCAACCGCTTCGCCTTTTTCTTTTTCCTGCTTCAGAAATTGGCCCAATTCCGCTTCCGAGGTAAAAAACTCAGCTTCGGGGAAATAGCTGTCCATGCGTCCCATAACGTCAAAAGTATCCATGGCTGCTACCAGCACGTTTCCGGTTTCTTTTATCGCTTTTATATGTCGTTCGGCTACAAATCCTGCCGCTCCAATTAATGCAAATCGTTTCATTCTACTCTTTCTTCTCAATGTAACTCTGTGATTTCTCCGTGAACTCTGTGGTTAATTTTTTTTACCACGGAGAACACAAAGTCCTTCACAAAGAACCACAGAGTTTTTATTGTTCTTTCAAAGTTTATAAACCTTATCCGAAGCCTCTTTTATCATATTCCGCAAATCGACTATTAATTGCGCATGTTCTTCAATAAAATCAGCATCAAAAACCGAATGATTGGTGGTAATTACTACACAATCGGCCAGCTTTAGTCTTTCTTTATCCAAGTCTACAGAATTCAAAACATGGCCTTGCTGCGTTTCTATTTTGGGAATAAAAGGATCGTGGTATTTTACATTTCCTCCCTTTTTCAGCACTTCTTCCATAATTTTCAGTGCCGGCGATTCGCGTTCGTCATTAATATCGGGTTTATAAGCCACTCCCAAAAACAGAATTTTACTTCCGTTTATAGCTTTTTTATGCCGGTTTAGTGCCGAAGTTATTTTTACAGTCATCCGGTGCGCCATCAGCAAATCGATATGTCCGGCGGTGTGAATCATCGATAAATCGAAATTAAATTTTTTGGCAATGTGTTCGAGGTAAAACGGATCGAGCGGAATACAGTGCCCGCCAACTCCCGGTCCGGGGTAAAAAGCCTGAAATCCGAATGGCTTGGTAGCTGCAGCCTCAATCACTTCCCAAATGTTTATATCCATTTTTCCGGCTAAAAGTGCCAGTTCGTTAATTAAACTAATATTTACCAGACGGTAGGTGTTTTCCAGAATCTTTACCATTTCGGCAATACGCGGCGAGCTCACTGTATGCACCTCATCCACTGCCAGTTGATAGATTTTTTCTCCAATGATAAGCCCATCGGGAGAAAGTGCCCCCAAAACCTTTGGTGTATTTTTGGTAGAAAAGGCTTTATTCCCGGGATCAACCCGCTCGGGAGAATAGGCCAGCCAAAAATCGATGCCTTCCTTTAATCCCGATTCCTTTTCAATGATAGGAAGAACAAAATCTTCAGTTGTAGTTGGGTAGGTAGTGCTTTCCAGGCTAATAAAAGTTCCCTTTTTGATGTTTTTCCCGATAGCAATACAAGCCTCCTCAATAAATGACATATCTGGTTTGCGAAATTTGTCGAGCGGTGTTGGAACGCAAATAAAAACGGCATTGCAACTACCAAGCTCTTTAAAATCAGATGTTGCTGATAGCTTTTTTGTTTGAACCAGTTCTGTCAACCGTTCAGTATTAACATCAGAAATGTAATTCTCTCCTCTGTTTATTTTTCCAACTCTTTCTTTCGCTGTATCAAAAGCCAATACGCAAACATCGTTTTGGGCAAACTCAACAGCCAGTGGCAAACCAACATACCCAAGTCCAACAACACCCACCCGTAAGTGTCTGCTCTTAACTATTTCCAGCATATTTTTTTTATGATCCATATTTTCCACGACTTTGCTATTTGTCTTTTTCCACATTTTTTCATCACAACGTTATCTTCTTTGCGCCTCCGTGTCTTTGCGGTAAATTTATTCATCCTGTAAGGACAACAATCCACCTTCCAACCTATATTTTTCTCCGGTCTCCGGGCAAATTAAATCATCTTTTAAAACCACACCGTTTCTGCTCACCCAACCCGTTTGTTTGGCCGGCACGCCGGTCATTAAAGCAAAAGGTTTTACATTTTTTGTCACCACTGCCCCGGCTCCAATCATACAGTATTCGCCCAAAGTAGTTCCACAAATTACGGTGGCATTTGCGCCAATTGTTGCCCCACGTTTTACAAGTGTTGTTTTAAACTCATTTTTTCGTTCAACGGCACTTCTCGGGTTAATAACATTGGTAAAAACCATTGACGGCCCCAGGAAAACATCGTCTTCGCAAACCACCCCCTCGTACACCGAAACATTGTTTTGCACTTTTACATTGTTGCCCAATTTTACCTTATTCCCCACAAAAACATTCTGCCCAAGGATGCAGTTTTCGCCAACCTCAGCCGATTCCATAATGTGCGAAAAATGCCAGATTTTAGAGCCGGCACCTATTTGAGCACCCTGGTCGATTATGGTCGTTTCGTGTTTATAGTAGTTAGTCATATCTCATATTTTTACCACCGAGGCGCATAGACGCAAATTATCTTTCCTTTGCCACTTAGCGTCTTTGCGGTTAACTATTCTCAAAAAACTTCTTAATCATATTAACTATATACTCCAATTGCTCCTCCCCCAACTCGGTATGCATGGGCAACGACAACACCGTTTGACTTAGCTTTTCAGCCACCGAAAAATCTCCCTGTTTGTACCCCAGGTGTTTGTAGGCTTCCTGTAGATGCAGCGCTTTGGGGTAATATACCATCGAAGGAATACCTTTTCCTGCCAGGAAATTCTTCAACTCATCTCTTTTTTCAGATTGAATAGTGTATTGATGAAACGTGTGCGTACTGTAAGGTACTCGCGTCGGAATTTTAAGTTCTTCAATACCTTTCAGCTGTTCGTCGTAAAAGGAAGCTGCCTGTTGCCGGGCTTGTATGTGTTTTTCTATGTATTTCAGTTTAACCTCCAGAATGGCAGCCTGTAAGCTGTCGAGCCGCGAGTTAATGCCAATTCGCTCGTATTCGTATTTCGCTTTCATTCCATGGTTGGCCAGCGAACGAATTTTATCTGCCATTTCGTTATTAGTACAATAAACCGCACCACCATCGCCAAAAGCGCCCAGGTTTTTTGATGGAAAAAACGAGTTACAACCGATATTTCCTATTGTCCCGGCTTTTGTTTTTGTACCATCAGAAAAAAGATAATCGGTCCCTAAAGCCTGACATGCATCTTCAACTACAAAAAGC
Above is a genomic segment from uncultured Draconibacterium sp. containing:
- a CDS encoding nitroreductase family protein; translated protein: MQWALKILNAFPDIEESFVTKNKNSNYSFASNSPQVIYDIMKARRSNRKWAIEQPSAQDLHDHALQMIQAAITAPCSGNRQGVRFRIILDEEEKILLKGIKEHHCYSAPLLIFIGAESDVYYSLGESDINCRYLDAAASAMQIINYATAMNYGTCWNHFDKYMVHSRKKNTEIYNNFCKKLNIPSNIEPIAIIAIGKTKYVVPTPVRMDINSFILK
- a CDS encoding methyltransferase domain-containing protein encodes the protein MQNSQNWKPSKYVLNRKGVLRASRNKSETQVASRFTIDLSAKLFQKYIPKNVSGDLLDLGCGKAPLYGIYRKYTNTITCVDWYNSSHSNNYTDIFADLNKVLPLEAERFDTIILSSVLEHLKDPNLIFSEMNRILRNNGKIILSVPFYYQLHEIPFDYHRFTKYGLINLAEKHNFTVTLLEAYGGLPEVYTDVLSRLLVRFPLIGEYMVQILHICSHFILRFSFGKEFSKKSAENFPLAYFVILKKSNN
- a CDS encoding polysaccharide biosynthesis C-terminal domain-containing protein codes for the protein MGIIIKQSIKGGIWSYLGLLVGYVNVGVIMPNFFRTDQIGLMQLFLALSTLFSNFSSLGFTGVIHRMFPEFRNTKHNHHGFLFLLVSTGLFGFVLSTVAFFLFKDKIIAANAEKSPLLVEYIFLLIPLIFFRIFFFLLNNYNKVLYDAVTGAFWNDFIHKIINLSLIILFSVSVIDFREFFYGYLFSLSLPVIPLITVMYRRGEFTLTPDFGYLKKPLVKEMIIVAVFGLVNGLSGVVTTNLDKIFINKYLSLSEVGVFSVCALFATVINIPSRATANISTGILAQAWKSNDRNKIESIFKKASLNQTIIGTLILGGIIVNLKNIFQILPEIYSNGKWVVVLYSLAILIRVSTTTSGNIIITSKYYKIQSIIILSQILVSILLQIILIPLYGITGAALAVLLTIVYRTIVVLGFIRHKMGMFCYSVKHIFVLIIAGIVTFCIYKIPDFEMLIPNILLKSILLLVIYSLCILFFKISAELSQLYIVVKDQICHFLKR
- a CDS encoding sulfotransferase domain-containing protein → MKVDFIIIGAMKAGTTSLYELLKEHPQISFSKIKETHFFSQTSNWQKNIASYHKLFSEKEGGKLLGEASTSYAFRPHYKNVAEKIYNYNPDMKIIYIVRNPIDRSISHYMHSFSKGYTKLTIDEEIKSREHIIQVSRYFYQIEPYLKLFGKEQILFIDFEDFIKSKKEVLDKLAYFLNIDKKPFSTTHKLHANPTLGVIKLSPKFGRFINWFEPVIKLFPEHFRFLVKKMVVSKKRVFQEKPKMNVNTKQAIIEAIKPEIPELEKLMGKDLSKWIR
- a CDS encoding transposase, which encodes MSTKYKIHNPEAVYFITFSTVQWVDIFTRDCYRKIVSESLNYCVANKGLIIYAWVLMTNHVHLVCRSNVDSKLSDIMRDLKKFTAVQIVRELTANYQESRKGWLQWLLRSSANESSSNKNYQVWQHDNHPIELDTTYFVEQKIDYIHHNPVRAGFVTTAEAWQYSSARDFAGEQGFVTICPV
- a CDS encoding Gfo/Idh/MocA family oxidoreductase, translating into MKRFALIGAAGFVAERHIKAIKETGNVLVAAMDTFDVMGRMDSYFPEAEFFTSEAELGQFLKQEKEKGEAVDFVSICSPNYLHITHIQLALKNGCHAICEKPLVIHSSDLEKIKQLEAESGKKVYTVLQLRYHPAILELKKEIDAAEKKHFDIELQYITSRGKWYSKSWKGDLEKSGGIAMNIGIHFFDMLSWIFGPVKQNSIKLFEATKAAGQLHLEKARVNWFLSLDCDDLPQAATAAGKRTYRSIKIEGKEIEFSGGFTDLHTLTYQNILSGNGFGVEDARESIGLVEGM
- a CDS encoding nucleotide sugar dehydrogenase encodes the protein MDHKKNMLEIVKSRHLRVGVVGLGYVGLPLAVEFAQNDVCVLAFDTAKERVGKINRGENYISDVNTERLTELVQTKKLSATSDFKELGSCNAVFICVPTPLDKFRKPDMSFIEEACIAIGKNIKKGTFISLESTTYPTTTEDFVLPIIEKESGLKEGIDFWLAYSPERVDPGNKAFSTKNTPKVLGALSPDGLIIGEKIYQLAVDEVHTVSSPRIAEMVKILENTYRLVNISLINELALLAGKMDINIWEVIEAAATKPFGFQAFYPGPGVGGHCIPLDPFYLEHIAKKFNFDLSMIHTAGHIDLLMAHRMTVKITSALNRHKKAINGSKILFLGVAYKPDINDERESPALKIMEEVLKKGGNVKYHDPFIPKIETQQGHVLNSVDLDKERLKLADCVVITTNHSVFDADFIEEHAQLIVDLRNMIKEASDKVYKL
- a CDS encoding DapH/DapD/GlmU-related protein, whose product is MTNYYKHETTIIDQGAQIGAGSKIWHFSHIMESAEVGENCILGQNVFVGNKVKLGNNVKVQNNVSVYEGVVCEDDVFLGPSMVFTNVINPRSAVERKNEFKTTLVKRGATIGANATVICGTTLGEYCMIGAGAVVTKNVKPFALMTGVPAKQTGWVSRNGVVLKDDLICPETGEKYRLEGGLLSLQDE
- a CDS encoding DegT/DnrJ/EryC1/StrS family aminotransferase, translated to MSDIYGQYLTMKAEIDEAIQEVIRSTQFIKSGKVLDFEVRLAAYLSTNVVACGNGTDALQLAFMALDLKPGDEVITTPFTFVSTVEVLSFLGLKPVFVDVNRETFNLDEGKLEEAFSEKTKAILPVHLFGQCANLEAILDLAQKYKLFVVEDACQALGTDYLFSDGTKTKAGTIGNIGCNSFFPSKNLGAFGDGGAVYCTNNEMADKIRSLANHGMKAKYEYERIGINSRLDSLQAAILEVKLKYIEKHIQARQQAASFYDEQLKGIEELKIPTRVPYSTHTFHQYTIQSEKRDELKNFLAGKGIPSMVYYPKALHLQEAYKHLGYKQGDFSVAEKLSQTVLSLPMHTELGEEQLEYIVNMIKKFFENS